A single Antechinus flavipes isolate AdamAnt ecotype Samford, QLD, Australia chromosome 5, AdamAnt_v2, whole genome shotgun sequence DNA region contains:
- the CDKN1B gene encoding cyclin-dependent kinase inhibitor 1B, with translation MSNVRISDGSPTLERMEGRPAEYPKPSACRNLFGPVNHEDLTQDLKKHCRDIEEDCQRKWNFDFRNHKPLEGNYEWQPVEKDSLPEFYFRPPRNPKGRCQGPGQQSGDLNGVRQTGFFIASQGISEDTHLRDQKTEGASESQTSLADQCTETRKRPATDDVSPQNKRANITEEEVTDTSPNASSVEQTPKKPSLRRHQT, from the exons ATGTCAAACGTGCGTATTTCTGACGGGAGCCCGACCCTGGAGCGGATGGAAGGCAGGCCGGCTGAGTACCCCAAGCCTTCAGCTTGCCGCAACCTCTTCGGCCCAGTAAACCATGAAGATTTAACGCAGGACTTAAAGAAGCATTGCAGGGATATCGAGGAGGACTGTCAGCGCAAGTGGAACTTCGACTTTCGGAATCACAAGCCCTTGGAGGGGAATTATGAGTGGCAACCTGTGGAGAAAGATAGTTTGCCCGAGTTTTATTTCAGGCCCCCGCGGAACCCCAAAGGGAGATGCCAGGGGCCCGGCCAGCAGAGCGGGGATCTAAACGGAGTGCGCCAAACGGGGTTTTTTATTGCTTCTCAGGGAATCTCAGAGGACACCCACTTAAGAGATCAAAAGACTGAGGGTGCATCCGAAAGCCAGACGAGTTTGGCAGACCAGTGCACTGAGACGAGGAAACGACCAGCCACGGATG ATGTTTCACCTCAAAACAAAAGAGCCAACATTACTgaagaagaggttacagacactTCTCCCAATGCTAGTTCAGTGGAGCAGACGCCCAAGAAGCCCAGTCTCAGAAGACATCAAACGTAA